The Cellulomonas fulva genome includes a window with the following:
- a CDS encoding nitroreductase/quinone reductase family protein, whose amino-acid sequence MNLSDLARSLGSTRAFARVGRAASRLDRRIQRATDGRWSVLGRARLPQLVLTTTGRRTGEPRDAVLLYGRDGTAWVVLASNWGQGHDPAWALNLLAEPHASVTVGGVTTRVVARPASDDERVRLLPRMREIWPGYEAYAERAGRSLPLFVLEPRLDPRS is encoded by the coding sequence GTGAACCTCAGCGACCTGGCCCGCAGCCTCGGCAGCACCCGCGCGTTCGCCCGCGTCGGCCGCGCCGCCTCTCGACTGGACCGTCGGATCCAGCGCGCCACGGACGGCCGCTGGTCGGTGCTCGGCCGAGCGCGGCTCCCCCAGCTCGTCCTCACCACCACCGGGCGCCGCACGGGCGAGCCGCGCGACGCGGTGCTGCTCTACGGGCGCGACGGCACCGCCTGGGTGGTGCTGGCGTCCAACTGGGGCCAGGGCCACGACCCGGCCTGGGCGCTCAACCTCCTCGCCGAGCCGCACGCGAGCGTCACGGTCGGCGGCGTCACCACCCGCGTCGTCGCGCGGCCCGCCTCCGACGACGAGCGCGTACGCCTGCTGCCGCGCATGCGCGAGATCTGGCCGGGGTACGAGGCCTACGCCGAGCGCGCGGGCCGGTCGCTGCCCCTGTTCGTGCTCGAACCACGGCTCGACCCGCGCTCCTGA
- a CDS encoding glycoside hydrolase family 3 N-terminal domain-containing protein, whose translation MHTDPAQDPAATSEPPYLDPARPVAERVADLVGRMTLAEKVGQMMQLDSRDNVRELIEGSHVGSILHTSPAAVREAHEVTATTRLRIPLLIAEDCIHGHSFFEGATIFPTQLGMAASWDPELVERAARITAVEVAATGIHWTFSPVLCIARDLRWGRVSETFGEDPFLIGELASAMVRGYQGEGLGDPTAILATAKHFAGYSETQGGRDATEADISRRKLTAWFLPPFERVAREGCATFMLGYQSMDGTPITVNDWLLTDVLRGEWGYTGTLVTDWDNVGRMVWEQQIQPDHAHAAAAAVKAGNDVVMTTPQFFAGAQRAVADGLLDEAAIDAAVSRILTLKFQLGLFEEPRRPDDARIAEVLGVAAHEAVNLELTRRSVVLLQNDGVLPLAGGCTAAAGDDERAVAPAGAERRRVLVVGPNADDTDTQLGDWAGRSGQADWLPDGHPRHMIETVLDGLRERSPEGWDVTYARGADILTLAPDPEGELFPDGQPRPQVVVPCAPDEALIAEAVAAARDADYVVAVVGDRIELVGEGRSTATLELIGGQVALLDALAATGTPMVVVVVASKPLVLPDSALDAAAVVWAANPGMRGGQAIAEILLGLVEPSGRLPISFARHAGQQPTFYNQLRGQHGTRYADLTQRPAFAFGHGLTYTTVEYDELEVLTPSVAADGDVRARVTLRNTGSRPALETVQVYVSDLVTTTMWAESELKAYRQVAVAPGESVVVDLAVPAAACSIVDADARRVVEPGDFELRVGPSSVRDAQLVARFAIA comes from the coding sequence CTGCACACCGATCCCGCCCAGGACCCCGCCGCCACGTCGGAGCCGCCCTACCTCGATCCCGCCCGCCCGGTCGCCGAGCGCGTCGCGGACCTCGTCGGACGCATGACGCTGGCCGAGAAGGTGGGCCAGATGATGCAGCTCGACTCGCGTGACAACGTGCGCGAGCTGATCGAGGGCAGCCACGTCGGGTCGATCCTGCACACCTCCCCGGCGGCCGTCCGCGAGGCGCACGAGGTGACGGCGACCACGCGCCTGCGCATCCCGCTGCTCATCGCCGAGGACTGCATCCACGGCCACTCGTTCTTCGAGGGCGCCACGATCTTCCCGACCCAGCTCGGCATGGCCGCCTCGTGGGACCCGGAGCTCGTCGAGCGCGCCGCGCGGATCACCGCCGTCGAGGTCGCCGCCACGGGCATCCACTGGACGTTCTCGCCGGTGCTCTGCATCGCGCGCGACCTGCGCTGGGGCCGCGTCTCGGAGACGTTCGGCGAGGACCCGTTCCTCATCGGCGAGCTCGCGTCCGCGATGGTCCGCGGCTACCAGGGCGAGGGCCTGGGCGACCCGACCGCGATCCTGGCGACGGCCAAGCACTTCGCGGGCTACTCCGAGACGCAGGGCGGGCGGGACGCGACCGAGGCGGACATCTCCCGTCGCAAGCTCACGGCCTGGTTCCTGCCGCCGTTCGAGCGCGTGGCGCGCGAGGGCTGCGCGACGTTCATGCTCGGCTACCAGTCGATGGACGGCACGCCGATCACGGTCAACGACTGGCTGCTCACCGACGTCCTGCGCGGCGAGTGGGGCTACACCGGCACGCTCGTCACCGACTGGGACAACGTCGGCCGCATGGTCTGGGAGCAGCAGATCCAGCCCGACCACGCGCACGCGGCCGCCGCCGCGGTGAAGGCGGGCAACGACGTCGTCATGACGACGCCCCAGTTCTTCGCGGGCGCGCAGCGGGCGGTCGCCGACGGCCTGCTCGACGAGGCCGCGATCGACGCCGCCGTCTCCCGCATCCTCACGCTCAAGTTCCAGCTCGGCCTGTTCGAGGAGCCGCGCCGGCCCGACGACGCGCGCATCGCCGAGGTGCTGGGCGTCGCGGCGCACGAGGCCGTGAACCTCGAGCTCACCCGCCGCTCGGTGGTCCTGCTGCAGAACGACGGCGTCCTCCCGCTCGCCGGGGGCTGCACCGCGGCCGCCGGCGACGACGAGCGCGCGGTCGCCCCGGCCGGCGCCGAGCGCCGCCGCGTGCTCGTCGTGGGCCCGAACGCGGACGACACCGACACCCAGCTCGGCGACTGGGCCGGGCGCTCGGGCCAGGCGGACTGGCTGCCCGACGGCCACCCGCGGCACATGATCGAGACCGTCCTGGACGGTCTGCGCGAGCGCTCGCCGGAGGGCTGGGACGTGACCTACGCGCGTGGCGCGGACATCCTCACGCTCGCGCCGGACCCCGAGGGCGAGCTGTTCCCGGACGGGCAGCCGCGCCCGCAGGTCGTCGTGCCGTGCGCCCCCGACGAGGCGCTGATCGCCGAGGCCGTCGCGGCCGCGCGCGACGCCGACTACGTCGTGGCGGTCGTGGGCGACCGGATCGAGCTCGTCGGCGAGGGGCGCTCCACCGCCACGCTCGAGCTCATCGGCGGCCAGGTCGCGCTGCTCGACGCCCTGGCGGCGACCGGCACCCCGATGGTCGTCGTCGTCGTCGCGTCCAAGCCGCTGGTCCTGCCGGACTCCGCCCTGGACGCCGCGGCCGTGGTGTGGGCGGCGAACCCCGGCATGCGCGGCGGGCAGGCGATCGCGGAGATCCTGCTCGGGCTCGTCGAGCCGTCGGGCCGCCTGCCGATCTCCTTCGCGCGGCACGCGGGTCAGCAGCCCACGTTCTACAACCAGCTCCGCGGCCAGCACGGCACGCGCTACGCGGACCTGACGCAGCGCCCGGCGTTCGCGTTCGGCCACGGGCTGACCTACACCACGGTCGAGTACGACGAGCTCGAGGTGCTGACCCCCAGCGTGGCCGCCGACGGCGACGTCCGGGCACGGGTCACGCTGCGCAACACCGGCTCCCGGCCGGCCCTGGAGACCGTGCAGGTCTACGTCTCCGACCTGGTGACGACGACCATGTGGGCGGAGTCCGAGCTCAAGGCCTACCGGCAGGTCGCGGTCGCGCCCGGCGAGTCCGTCGTCGTGGACCTGGCGGTGCCCGCCGCGGCCTGCTCGATCGTCGACGCGGACGCGCGCCGCGTGGTCGAGCCCGGCGACTTCGAGCTGCGGGTCGGGCCGTCGTCGGTCCGCGACGCCCAGCTCGTCGCGCGGTTCGCGATCGCCTGA
- a CDS encoding DUF4180 domain-containing protein: MHVEVIGDQRVLVLDPAGAPVGAATATDLIGDAWGHGVRVVVVPVERLDPAFFELPTGVAGELTGKLERYRLHLAVVGDIAAQVAASDALRAYVSASNEGRHVWFVADGDELESRLSA; this comes from the coding sequence ATGCACGTCGAGGTCATCGGTGATCAGCGGGTTCTCGTCCTGGACCCCGCGGGGGCTCCCGTCGGTGCCGCCACCGCGACCGACCTGATCGGTGACGCGTGGGGTCACGGCGTGCGGGTGGTGGTGGTCCCCGTCGAGCGCCTCGACCCCGCGTTCTTCGAGCTGCCGACCGGCGTCGCGGGCGAGCTCACGGGCAAGCTCGAGCGCTATCGGCTCCACCTCGCCGTCGTGGGCGACATCGCCGCCCAGGTCGCCGCCTCGGACGCGCTGCGCGCGTACGTGAGCGCATCCAACGAGGGCCGGCACGTGTGGTTCGTCGCGGACGGCGACGAGCTCGAGTCCCGACTGAGCGCCTGA